The DNA segment CACGAGGTCGATCTTCCGTTCCTTCAGCGTGGGCACGTTCTCCCAGCCCGACTTGATACGCGTCTCGGACATCACCGCCAGCGGACGCACCTTGCCTGCGGCCACATAGGTGGCAACTTCGACCGGCGTGACGGCCACGGCTTCGATATGGCCGCCCAGCAAGTCCAGCACTGCGGGGTTGGCGCCGCGGAACGGCACATGGTTGAACTGGACGCCGGCCTTTTCTTCCAGCGCTGCGGCCGAGAGGTGCCCAAGCGAGCCGGGACCGGCGTTGCCCACGCGTACCATGCCGGCCTGCTTCTTCGCGGCGGCCAGGAATTGTTCAATGGTCTGGTACGGCGAATCGGCGCGCACGGCGATGGTTGCCGGGTCGGCGTTCAGGCGCGCGATGGGGACCATGTCGTCGGCCGTGAATTTGATCAGACCCATGTGCGGGATCATGGTCAGTTCCACCGTGATGACGGCCAGCCGGTAACCGTCCGGCGGGGCGCTGACGAGGTCGGACCAGCCCACCCCGCCGCTGGCACCGGACTTGTTCAGGATGACAATGCTCTGCGGCAGGTGCTTGCGCGCGGCTTCGGCAAACGCGCGCGCCAGCACGTCAGTGCCGCCACCCGGCGCGAACGGTACGATCAGCTCGATCGGACGGGACGGATACGTGCCGCCCTGCGCGAAGGCGGGGCAAGCCGCCGTGGCGGCCATGGCAGCGATGCCGCGCAGTGCGGCGCGTCGTTGGAGATTCGGTCGGCTCATGAGTGGAACCCTGTTTTGCGAAAGAGGTAAGGAAAGGCGGGGGCGCTCGCGGAACGTCTTCGGGCGATTGGGGCGATTGGGGCGGCGTTGTCCGGGTGCCGGACGGCGGTCAGTCCAGCCGGATGCCAGCGGCCTTGATCACGCCTGCCCACAGCTTCTGCTCGCTGTGTGCGAACTGGGTGAACTCCTGCACGGTCATTGGCATCGGCTGGATGCCCAGTTCTTCCAGCCTGGAGCGGGTCTCAGGGTGCTGCAGCGCTGCCACAAGTTCCTTGTTCAGCCGGTTCACCACCGGTGCCGGCATCTTGGCGGGCCCGACGAACCCCTGCCAGGCGTAGGCTTCGAAGCCGGACAGGCCCGCCTCGGCCATGGTCGGCACGTCTGGCAGGATGGCGAGCCGCTTGGGCGTGGCCACCGCAAGCACGCGGATCTTGCCGGTACGAATCAGCGACAGGCTCGGCGGGAGGTCGACGAACATCGCCTGCACCTGTCCGGCCATCAGGTCCTGCAACGCGGGCGACGATCCCTTGTACGGAACGTGCAGGATGTCGAGTTTCGTGCGCTGCTTGAACAGTTCCAGCGCGACGTGCAGCGGCGAGCCGGGCCCGGACGAGGCCGACGTCACCTTGCCGGGCGTCTTGCGGGCCAGCGCCATGAATTCATTGAGGTCGCGCGCCGGGAACGACGGGTTGACCGCCAGCACCAGCGGCATGCGTCCCAGCCCGCCGATGAAGGTGAAGTCCTTGTCGGCGTTGTACGTGAGGGAGGCGTACATCGCCGGATTGAATGCCAGCGTGCCGGAATCGGCGGTGCCGACGGTATAGCCGTCTGCCGCCGAGCGGGCGATGGCAGTCGCGCCGATGATGCTGGCCGCACCCGGGCGGTTCTCCACGACCACAGGCTGGCCCAGGTCCTTGCCCATCTGTACCGCAAGACCGCGGGCGATCACGTCGGTGGTCCCGCCCGGGGCGTAGGGCACGATCCACTTGACCGGCTGGCTGGGGAACGTCTCGGCGTGCGCGGCGGCGCAGCCGGCGGCCAGCAGCGTGCAAGCCAGCACGCGGGCAAAGATGCGCTTCATGGTGTCTCCTTGATTGTGTACAGGTGGGAATCGTTGCGTTCCCTTGTGAAACAGCGTTGGCTTGTCAGCGGGTGAGCATCCACTCGTGGGCGGGATCGTTCCGGAATGCCCAGCGGCGCTCGGGCCCGGCCATCGTGTTCAGGTAATACAGGTCGTAGCCATACGGCGCGCAGCACGGGTGATAGCCGCGCGGCACCAGCACGGTGTCGCGGTGCTCGACGGCCATGGCCTCGTCCAGGCTGCGGTCGTCGGTGTACACGCGCTGGAAGGCAAAGCCCCGCGGCGGGTTGAGCTGGTGGTAATACGTCTCTTCCAGCGCCGTTTCCGCTGCGCCAGTGCTGTCATGCTTGTGCGGCGGGTAGCTGGAGGAATGGCCCGACGGCGTGATCACCTCCACCACCAGCAGCGACTCGGCCGGTTCGCTTTCCGGCAGGATGTCGCAGACGTAGCGCGTGTTGGCGCCCTCGCCTCGCACGCTGCGGCGCATCTGGCCGGGTTCGATGACCCGGGCCGGCAGACGGCCCTGGGCCGGGGCGGTGCTGAGTGCCACCTCCGCGCCACCGCGTGCGTCGATGCGGACCTCGCGCCCCGGCGGCACGTAGACGGCGTACGGCGACTGGTCCTCGAACACGGACTGGCGGCTCCCCAGCGCCGAATATCGCTGGTCGCCGACGTGGACGTCGACCTCACCGGACAGCACTGTCACGCACAGTTCGCGTGCCGCGGTCGCCAGGGATTCCGTTTCGCCATCGGCAAGGCGCAGCGCCTTGAAGCCGATATACGTCCATCCGGCCGACTGCGGCGTGACGTCGACGATCACGCGTTCAGCCTGCGCCCCCTTCACGAGGAGACTCGGCCGCGTGGCGGCCACGGCGCGAGGCGTCACGCTTGGGTCTGCGCGGTTCATTGCACCCCCTGTTCGATAGCTGCCTCGGTCGGTGCCACCGCACGGCTGGCCCGCCACCCGGCGATCAGGCGGCGGAAGTTCGCCGCCACCTGCCGGCGGAACGCGGCATCGTCGATCTCGTTGCGCAGCCAGGCCTGGCTGGCGTCGGCCCAGACCGTGCGGCCAATCATGAAGCCCTTTACCAGCGGCGACGTCGCCTGCGCGAAGCCCGCCACCAGCTGGTCGACCGGCTGGTTCAGGCCGAGGATCACGGCGCCACGGCACCAGGGATCGCGCGCCTGCACCAGGGCTTCGAGCGCCTGCCATTGGCGCCCGGACATCGCGCCGACCTTCCACCATTCCGGCTTCAGACCGATGTCGTAAAGGTGGCGGATCGCGCCGACCACGGCCTGGCCCTCGTCGTCGGCCGCCAGCGTGTCCTTGGGCGGGATGACTTCCAGCAACAGTTCGTGACCGCTGTGCCGGGTGGCTTCCCACACCACCTGCAAGGCTTCGTCCTGCTCGGCGCGCAGCGCGGCGGGATCGTCCGGGTGGTAGAACACCAGGCACTTGACCACCTGCTCGCGCGGCCAATGAGCCAGTTCCGAGGCAAGCGAGCGCGTGCCGTCGAAGCGCAGCGGCCGCGAGCCGGGCAATTCAATGGGGCGGCCCACCCACCAGCCGCGGCCGGTGGCGCCGTGCAGCGCGGCTTCGCCGAGACGGCCGTCTATCAGCACGCCGATCTTTCCGCGGCAGCCGTTGTCGCCTTCGACCTCCGCCACGACTTCATTGATGAGTGTCTTGAGAGCCGGAATCCGGCTGGGGTCGGCATCCGCCGCGCGGGCCAGGTCTTCGAACTGGGCGCGGTGATCGTAGGCGAGTACATATAGTTCCGGCCACGCTGGGCGGGCCACCGACACGCGGTGCAGGTGTGCAAGCTGCGCATCCTGGTCGGGGCGCGGATGGCGGTTCCCGGAGAACCAGTGTTCCAGCTCGGCCGGCGTCGGCATGGCGGGCGCGCAGCCATGGCGCGACACCACGATGGCGCCACAGGCGTTGGCGATGGCCGCAGACTCGCTCCAGCCGTTGCCACGCAGCAACCCGGACAGCAGGCCGGACGCGAACGCATCGCCGGCGCCCAGCACGTTGAGCACCTCGACGCGCTCGCCGTGGACGGTCAGCGCATCGTCGATGCGGGCCGGAATGTCGCCCTGCACGATGGTGCAGCCGAGCGGGCCGCGCTTGACCACCAGCGTGGCGCTGGTGCACGTGCGCACCTGGCTCAGGCTGGTCATCAGGTCATCGGAGCCCCCTGCGATCATCCACTCTTCCTCGGTGCCGATGATCAGCTCGAAGGCGCCGAGTTGCTCCTGCAGATGGCGGCTGACGCTGGCGTTGCCGATATAGCGCGTCTCGCCGTCGCCCTTGCCGGTCAGGCCCCACAGCACCGGGCGGTAGTCGATGTCGAGCACGCGCACAAGGCCATGGCGCCCGGCGATCTCCAGCGCACGCCGCGAAGCGGCCAGCACGCCCGGTGTGCTCAGGTGCGTGCCGGTGATGACAAGGCTGCGGCAGCGGGCAAGGAAGGCTTCGTCGATGCCATTGGCGTCCAGCGCCATGTCGGCACAATTCTCGCGGGCGAAGAGCAGCGGGAAGGTGTCCTGATCCTTGATGCCAAGGAGTACCATGCCGGTCAGCCGTTCGGCATCGACCTGCACCTGGCTCACGTCGCAGCCCTCCCGGCGCAGCGTGTCAAGCAGGAAGCGGCCGTTCTGCTCATTGCCGACCCGGGAGATCATGGCCGAGCGCAGGCCCAGCCGCGCGGTGCCGAACGCGATATTGGCCGACGAGCCGCCGAGGTACTTGGCAAAAGTGCTGGCCGATTCCAGGCTGCAACCGATCTGCTGGGCGTAGAGGTCGACGGCGAGCCGGCCGAGGCAGGCTACGTCGAAGTCGCGGTCGGCGGGAAAATTTGGAAGGTGCATGCTGGTTGTGGGTTCGACTCGGGCGTCAGCAAGGGGGTCGGAGGCGCTGCCAGGGCATGCGTTTGATATGCCGTTGTTCGCGCAGGGTGAGGCCATCATAGCCCAGACTTAGAAAATTTGTTCTGTTTTTTTGTTTGTGCGAAAATATTTTCTATTCCGCACTTCGACCAGCTTGCACCGCCGCCCCCAGCTACGCTTTTCTACATTCCGCCCGATGAACACTGCCCCATGAGCACTGAGCACCCCTTCCCCGACGCCGACGCCTTCCTTGCCGCGATGCAAAGCGGTTTCCCCGCGCTCAGCAAGCAACTGAGGGCGATTGCACAGTATGTGGAGGCCAATCGCGAGCGCCTGGCGCTGCAGGGCGTCAACGACATCGCCCGGCAATGCGAGGTCCAGCCGTCCGCGATCATCCGCTTCGCCAAGCACTTCGGCTTCTCCGGTTTCTCGCAGATGCAGCGGCTGTTCCGCGACAGCGCCGCGCGACAGCTCGCACCCAATGCCAACTACCAGGACCGGCTGCGCGACCTGATCCGTACCACCGGCGGGCCACTGACGGGCAGCGGGATCGCGCATGAGGTGATTGCGGGCAGCATCGAAAGCCTGGAGGCCCTGCAGCGCGGCGCGGCGGACATGCCGTTTGACCAGGCGGTGGAACTGCTGGTCCAGGCGCCTTCCGTGTGGCTGATGGCCTCGCGCCGCGCCTTCCCGGTGGGCGCGTACCTCGTCTACGCCCTGCAGCACACCGGCAAGCCAATCCAGTGGCTCAATGGCCTGGGTCAAATGCAGCAGGGACAACTGCGGGCGCTGCGGCCGGGCGATGTGATGGTGGCAGTGTCGTTCGAGCCGTATGCGCAAGAGACGCTGCTGGCGGTGCAGGACGCCGCCGCGCGCGGGGCCCGCATCGTTGCGATCAGCGACAGCCAGTTGAGTCCGCTGGCCGACCATGCCGAGGTGCTGCTGCCGGTGCAGGATGCCGCGACGTTCGGCTTTCGCTCGCTGACCAGCACGCTGTGCCTGGCGCAGTCGCTATTCCTGGCGCTGGCCTATCGACTGGAGATCGCGTACACGCAGCCGGAGTCGGCGCCGCTGTCCCCGTCATCGCCGTCATCGCCATCATCGCCTTCATCGGCACGCAAGGCATCAACGAAAGCTTCGTAACCCATCCTCCATGTCCGGGCCGCTGCGCCACGCTGTGCACCGTCAAGCCAAAGCCAATGAGCTACCCTCCCCTGCAACCCAAGCCCCCAAACCTCCTGACCTCCTATTTCTGGAGCGGCGACGCCATCCGCAGTCGGGGCGTCAGTGACATCGTGCTGTCAGGCAAGGTCGACGTGCCTGAGCCGCCGGCGCGTCTGCTCGCGGATTGGGCCAGGGAGATATCGTCCCGCATGACCTTGGAACCCGGAGATGTCGAGATGTTGCCTCTGGCACGGGCACGAGCGCGCTGGCCGGCCTACTCGCAATGCGTGCAGGCAGTGTCTGACTGGGCGAGCACGCTTGGACTGCCCGGAGTACTTGCCTCCGGTGACGTCGCCCTCATGGCTTGCCGCGGCGCGAGGTATCACCATGACGGAGAGCAGTACGGCGGTTCGGCCTTCTGCAATCTCTTCCTGAGCGAGGACAAGGGGCAGGACGTACATTTTCCGTCCTTGGATCTTCGAATCCCCCTGACCCGTGGTTCGG comes from the Cupriavidus sp. P-10 genome and includes:
- a CDS encoding tripartite tricarboxylate transporter substrate binding protein, giving the protein MSRPNLQRRAALRGIAAMAATAACPAFAQGGTYPSRPIELIVPFAPGGGTDVLARAFAEAARKHLPQSIVILNKSGASGGVGWSDLVSAPPDGYRLAVITVELTMIPHMGLIKFTADDMVPIARLNADPATIAVRADSPYQTIEQFLAAAKKQAGMVRVGNAGPGSLGHLSAAALEEKAGVQFNHVPFRGANPAVLDLLGGHIEAVAVTPVEVATYVAAGKVRPLAVMSETRIKSGWENVPTLKERKIDLVINGWRGIAAPKGTPPEVVAVLRAAIAKTMQEPGLRETMAKQNMGEGYLDEPDFKRVIARDNATFKQLINRLNIKAA
- a CDS encoding Bug family tripartite tricarboxylate transporter substrate binding protein; amino-acid sequence: MKRIFARVLACTLLAAGCAAAHAETFPSQPVKWIVPYAPGGTTDVIARGLAVQMGKDLGQPVVVENRPGAASIIGATAIARSAADGYTVGTADSGTLAFNPAMYASLTYNADKDFTFIGGLGRMPLVLAVNPSFPARDLNEFMALARKTPGKVTSASSGPGSPLHVALELFKQRTKLDILHVPYKGSSPALQDLMAGQVQAMFVDLPPSLSLIRTGKIRVLAVATPKRLAILPDVPTMAEAGLSGFEAYAWQGFVGPAKMPAPVVNRLNKELVAALQHPETRSRLEELGIQPMPMTVQEFTQFAHSEQKLWAGVIKAAGIRLD
- the iolB gene encoding 5-deoxy-glucuronate isomerase, producing MNRADPSVTPRAVAATRPSLLVKGAQAERVIVDVTPQSAGWTYIGFKALRLADGETESLATAARELCVTVLSGEVDVHVGDQRYSALGSRQSVFEDQSPYAVYVPPGREVRIDARGGAEVALSTAPAQGRLPARVIEPGQMRRSVRGEGANTRYVCDILPESEPAESLLVVEVITPSGHSSSYPPHKHDSTGAAETALEETYYHQLNPPRGFAFQRVYTDDRSLDEAMAVEHRDTVLVPRGYHPCCAPYGYDLYYLNTMAGPERRWAFRNDPAHEWMLTR
- a CDS encoding bifunctional 5-dehydro-2-deoxygluconokinase/5-dehydro-2-deoxyphosphogluconate aldolase, with the translated sequence MHLPNFPADRDFDVACLGRLAVDLYAQQIGCSLESASTFAKYLGGSSANIAFGTARLGLRSAMISRVGNEQNGRFLLDTLRREGCDVSQVQVDAERLTGMVLLGIKDQDTFPLLFARENCADMALDANGIDEAFLARCRSLVITGTHLSTPGVLAASRRALEIAGRHGLVRVLDIDYRPVLWGLTGKGDGETRYIGNASVSRHLQEQLGAFELIIGTEEEWMIAGGSDDLMTSLSQVRTCTSATLVVKRGPLGCTIVQGDIPARIDDALTVHGERVEVLNVLGAGDAFASGLLSGLLRGNGWSESAAIANACGAIVVSRHGCAPAMPTPAELEHWFSGNRHPRPDQDAQLAHLHRVSVARPAWPELYVLAYDHRAQFEDLARAADADPSRIPALKTLINEVVAEVEGDNGCRGKIGVLIDGRLGEAALHGATGRGWWVGRPIELPGSRPLRFDGTRSLASELAHWPREQVVKCLVFYHPDDPAALRAEQDEALQVVWEATRHSGHELLLEVIPPKDTLAADDEGQAVVGAIRHLYDIGLKPEWWKVGAMSGRQWQALEALVQARDPWCRGAVILGLNQPVDQLVAGFAQATSPLVKGFMIGRTVWADASQAWLRNEIDDAAFRRQVAANFRRLIAGWRASRAVAPTEAAIEQGVQ
- a CDS encoding MurR/RpiR family transcriptional regulator, which translates into the protein MSTEHPFPDADAFLAAMQSGFPALSKQLRAIAQYVEANRERLALQGVNDIARQCEVQPSAIIRFAKHFGFSGFSQMQRLFRDSAARQLAPNANYQDRLRDLIRTTGGPLTGSGIAHEVIAGSIESLEALQRGAADMPFDQAVELLVQAPSVWLMASRRAFPVGAYLVYALQHTGKPIQWLNGLGQMQQGQLRALRPGDVMVAVSFEPYAQETLLAVQDAAARGARIVAISDSQLSPLADHAEVLLPVQDAATFGFRSLTSTLCLAQSLFLALAYRLEIAYTQPESAPLSPSSPSSPSSPSSARKASTKAS